Proteins from a genomic interval of Bifidobacterium longum subsp. infantis ATCC 15697 = JCM 1222 = DSM 20088:
- a CDS encoding metallophosphoesterase family protein — translation MTETQRTPEGMSSKPRIKPADAEDGRPVSISARLGRLQFHYSGKFRVLQIADIQDGPKVSKDTIALIEASLDAARPDLVIFSGNQIAGYDPAFADSFRKRRWCDEPIAESALNHTRALVRKAIGQFTEPLAARGIPWAVTYGNHDFQCGLSNAELDGIYREFPGCVNPPSETLPNQIAYTCGAGGAVQTLSGATGSGEPGTFALPVMDVDHTRNVLGLVILDSGDYVHGGGFGAPSPAALAFLNAVPDRIGAKSMVFQHMPMPEYYNVLKPVAANAAFAMQGYRSHADTYYVLDELQTQPGGYLGEGISCPDTSGEFELLREGYFGVVAGHDHRNGFVGEHEGLLLIATPTCGFNTYGPAPAKRATRLIEFDIRHPYEPRTQLLEFGELVGKPSSKRAYTYAVNQTAPGEGEGDDLLRKPSLWSQLSGLFR, via the coding sequence ATGACGGAAACACAGCGTACGCCAGAGGGGATGTCGTCGAAACCCCGTATCAAGCCGGCCGATGCCGAAGACGGCCGCCCGGTCTCTATCTCTGCGCGTCTCGGACGACTGCAATTCCACTATTCCGGCAAGTTCCGCGTGCTGCAGATTGCCGACATTCAGGATGGGCCGAAAGTCTCCAAAGACACCATCGCCCTGATTGAGGCCAGCCTTGATGCCGCACGGCCTGATCTGGTGATTTTCTCCGGCAACCAGATCGCCGGCTACGATCCGGCGTTCGCCGATTCATTCCGTAAACGTCGCTGGTGTGATGAACCTATTGCCGAATCCGCGCTGAACCATACCCGAGCGCTGGTGCGCAAGGCCATTGGCCAGTTCACTGAGCCGTTGGCGGCGCGCGGCATTCCGTGGGCCGTGACGTACGGCAACCATGATTTCCAATGCGGGCTAAGCAATGCGGAACTGGACGGTATCTATCGCGAGTTCCCCGGTTGTGTCAATCCGCCAAGTGAGACCTTGCCGAACCAGATTGCATACACCTGTGGAGCGGGTGGCGCTGTGCAGACACTGTCTGGTGCCACTGGTTCCGGTGAACCAGGCACCTTCGCGCTGCCGGTTATGGACGTTGACCATACGCGCAATGTGCTGGGTCTGGTCATTCTTGACTCCGGCGATTACGTGCATGGCGGCGGCTTCGGCGCACCATCGCCCGCAGCGCTCGCCTTCCTGAACGCCGTGCCCGACCGTATCGGTGCGAAATCAATGGTGTTCCAGCACATGCCGATGCCCGAGTATTACAACGTGCTGAAGCCGGTGGCGGCCAACGCGGCGTTTGCCATGCAGGGCTATCGTTCGCACGCCGATACCTACTACGTGCTGGACGAATTGCAAACCCAGCCCGGCGGATATTTGGGAGAAGGCATATCCTGCCCTGATACGTCAGGCGAATTCGAATTGCTGCGCGAGGGGTATTTCGGCGTCGTAGCTGGTCATGATCATCGCAACGGTTTCGTCGGCGAACATGAGGGTCTGTTGCTTATCGCTACGCCAACCTGCGGATTCAATACGTACGGACCGGCTCCGGCCAAACGCGCCACGCGATTGATCGAATTTGATATCCGTCACCCTTACGAGCCGCGTACGCAATTGCTGGAGTTTGGCGAACTGGTGGGCAAGCCCAGTTCCAAACGCGCCTATACCTATGCGGTGAACCAGACCGCGCCTGGCGAGGGCGAGGGCGATGATTTGCTGCGCAAGCCGTCGCTATGGAGTCAACTGTCCGGTTTATTCAGGTAA
- a CDS encoding IclR family transcriptional regulator codes for MTDSQEEPLNNSLTESEPVEDTTTKDDGEIHSGVGVLDKTVKILDALESGPSTLGQLVAATGLARPTAHRLAIALERHRFVLRDQHGRFVLGSRFAELAAAAGEDRLLTAAGPILQTLLDRTGESAQIYRRQGDQRVCIAAVERASGLRDSIPVGAMLSMEAGSAAQILLAWEDSDRLHQGLRHAKFTATKLAAVRKRGWSESVNEREEGVCSISAPIRNASGQVIAAISISGPTGRMGAAPGRRYAPLVMAAGKYLTEALVKAVR; via the coding sequence ATGACTGATTCCCAAGAAGAACCATTGAACAACAGCTTGACCGAGTCCGAGCCGGTTGAAGACACCACCACCAAGGACGATGGGGAAATCCATTCCGGCGTTGGCGTCCTTGATAAAACCGTAAAGATTCTTGACGCACTGGAGTCCGGTCCGTCCACGCTGGGACAGCTTGTGGCCGCCACCGGTCTCGCCCGACCGACCGCACATCGTTTGGCTATTGCACTGGAACGCCACCGTTTCGTACTGCGCGACCAGCATGGCCGATTCGTACTCGGCTCCCGTTTCGCCGAACTTGCCGCCGCAGCAGGCGAGGATCGTCTGCTGACCGCCGCCGGCCCTATCCTGCAGACACTGCTCGATCGCACTGGCGAGTCTGCGCAGATTTACCGCCGCCAAGGCGATCAGCGCGTGTGCATCGCCGCTGTGGAACGCGCCTCCGGCCTGCGTGATTCCATTCCCGTGGGTGCCATGCTGTCGATGGAAGCCGGTTCCGCCGCCCAGATTCTTCTGGCTTGGGAGGATTCCGACCGTCTGCACCAGGGATTGCGCCACGCCAAGTTCACCGCCACCAAGCTGGCCGCCGTACGCAAGCGCGGCTGGTCCGAGTCCGTGAACGAGCGCGAAGAGGGCGTGTGCTCGATTTCCGCCCCGATCCGCAACGCCTCCGGCCAGGTCATCGCCGCCATCTCGATTTCTGGCCCGACCGGCCGCATGGGCGCCGCCCCCGGACGCCGCTATGCGCCGCTGGTGATGGCCGCCGGCAAGTACCTCACCGAGGCACTGGTCAAAGCCGTTCGCTGA
- a CDS encoding NUDIX hydrolase: MRRIVEAAGGILYRWKDDAEPTQASSPSVKSNIATDGTIIANTTDSDGETTAAPGASDAAPAPDPAQADSPATADNVLNRIELCVVHRPKYDDWSWPKGKVDPNESHRHAAVREIGEESGLSVELGPYLGDIEYPLSEEGIKQRHTKDRSADTKHIQFWMATPISAIDNLRRTHAFGPVHRADIGEIDEVLWLTPAKARKKLSHSTDKDILALFVDRVQEGALDAVPVIIVRHGKAEARKLWKGSDENRPITPRGAAAAYALNRELACFNPTRLATSPWVRCQETLEMFAWQTGRDMVHLDPLTEDAYAAAPDTAWECLLSEIEFALERRQPTAICMHRPVIGGMFEHLRSMCVAPSLSKRLIAKTPFMPTGTAVALFVTPTPHGPKIIDIQKVQPLVY; the protein is encoded by the coding sequence ATGAGACGAATCGTGGAAGCCGCCGGCGGTATTCTGTACCGGTGGAAGGATGATGCCGAGCCGACGCAGGCATCATCTCCATCAGTGAAATCCAATATTGCCACCGATGGCACCATCATCGCGAACACCACGGATTCTGACGGCGAGACCACGGCAGCACCCGGCGCATCGGACGCGGCTCCCGCCCCGGACCCGGCACAGGCCGACAGCCCAGCCACGGCGGACAACGTACTCAACCGCATCGAACTGTGCGTCGTGCATCGCCCGAAATACGACGACTGGAGCTGGCCGAAAGGCAAGGTCGATCCAAACGAATCACACCGGCATGCCGCCGTGCGCGAGATCGGCGAGGAATCGGGCCTGTCCGTGGAGCTTGGCCCTTATCTGGGTGACATCGAGTACCCGCTGTCCGAAGAGGGCATCAAACAGCGCCATACCAAGGATCGGTCGGCGGACACCAAGCACATCCAGTTCTGGATGGCCACGCCAATCAGCGCCATCGACAATCTGCGGCGCACCCATGCGTTCGGCCCGGTGCATCGGGCGGACATCGGCGAAATCGACGAAGTCCTGTGGTTGACGCCGGCTAAGGCCCGCAAGAAACTCAGCCATTCCACCGATAAGGACATCCTTGCGCTATTCGTTGACCGGGTGCAGGAGGGCGCGCTTGACGCCGTGCCGGTGATTATCGTGCGCCACGGCAAGGCAGAAGCGCGCAAGCTGTGGAAGGGCTCGGACGAGAACCGTCCGATCACGCCGCGCGGCGCGGCTGCGGCATACGCGCTGAACCGCGAGCTGGCGTGTTTCAATCCGACCCGACTGGCCACGTCGCCTTGGGTGCGCTGCCAGGAGACATTGGAGATGTTCGCGTGGCAGACCGGACGAGACATGGTTCATCTCGACCCGCTCACCGAAGATGCATACGCCGCTGCGCCGGACACCGCATGGGAGTGTCTACTCAGCGAAATCGAGTTCGCACTTGAGCGCCGTCAGCCTACAGCGATATGCATGCACCGGCCAGTGATTGGGGGTATGTTCGAACACCTGCGCAGCATGTGCGTTGCGCCGTCTCTGAGCAAACGCCTGATTGCCAAGACACCGTTTATGCCGACCGGCACGGCGGTGGCGCTGTTCGTCACTCCGACGCCTCATGGTCCCAAAATCATCGATATTCAGAAGGTTCAACCGCTTGTCTACTAG
- a CDS encoding RNA degradosome polyphosphate kinase, whose amino-acid sequence MAQIFDAPSKAILRSQIAEHIAENDNNDRRVDQEGEAPLPKDRFFDRELSWLKFNQRVLECAENEDMPLLERANFAAIFASNLDEFFMVRVAGLKRRIDSGIAVPSAAGLSPRQQLRAISETAHRLQDEHAHYAIDTILPELEKERIVLLTWDKLTSSEQERLSRYYRQQVFPVLTPLAVDPAHPFPYISGGSINLAVIVENPASGKSHFARVKIPGNLPRLVPVDDMTDEESKDERYGFIAMEKLIAAHLESLFPGMIIKEARSFRVTRNEDIDVEEDDAENLLNAMEKELLRRRFGPPIRLEITDTTSPFLSQLLADQLGVSQDEVYRLPSPLDLTVLFELGSVDRPDLKNRPFVPTTNRQIAEVESSRAQDIFAAIRERDILLHHPYDSFSTSVQAFLAQAAADPKVLAIKQTLYRTSSNSPIIDALIDAAHAGKQVLALVEIKARFDEDANIAWARKLERAGVHVVYGIVGLKTHCKLIEVVRQEADGLRRYCHVGTGNYNPKTARLYTDLGLLTCDPVVGQDLTRLFNQLSGYAPKSSFHRLLVAPRTVRTGLIQRIRREEDAARAGKEAWIKIKVNSIVDEKTIDALYRASQAGVKIDIVERGICALKPGVPGLSENIRVRSILGRFLEHSRIYAFCNADGPQIGEGPASGPEVYIGSADLMHRNLDRRVEALVRVTAPEQIDGLIKYVDLQMADSTMSWHMQPDGTYVLHTKDDEGRPLVDSQEYLIRKHQRRPNSHN is encoded by the coding sequence ATGGCACAGATATTTGACGCACCCTCGAAGGCAATTCTGCGCAGCCAAATCGCAGAGCATATTGCCGAAAACGACAACAACGACCGCCGCGTCGATCAGGAAGGCGAGGCACCGCTGCCCAAGGACCGTTTCTTCGACCGCGAGCTCAGCTGGCTCAAGTTCAACCAGCGCGTGCTCGAATGTGCGGAGAACGAAGACATGCCCCTGCTCGAGCGCGCCAACTTCGCCGCGATCTTCGCCTCGAACCTTGACGAGTTCTTCATGGTCCGCGTCGCCGGTCTGAAGCGCCGTATCGACTCGGGCATCGCCGTGCCGTCTGCCGCCGGCCTGAGCCCGCGTCAGCAGCTGCGCGCGATCAGCGAGACCGCACACCGTCTGCAAGACGAGCACGCACATTACGCGATCGACACCATTCTGCCGGAATTGGAGAAGGAGCGCATCGTCCTGCTGACGTGGGACAAGCTCACCTCCTCCGAGCAGGAGCGCCTCTCGCGCTACTACCGCCAGCAGGTGTTCCCGGTCCTGACGCCGCTCGCCGTGGATCCGGCCCACCCGTTCCCCTACATCTCCGGCGGCTCCATCAACCTGGCCGTCATCGTGGAGAACCCGGCCTCCGGCAAGTCGCACTTCGCCCGTGTCAAGATCCCGGGCAACCTGCCGCGCCTGGTGCCGGTGGACGACATGACCGACGAGGAGTCCAAGGACGAGCGTTACGGCTTCATCGCCATGGAAAAGCTCATCGCCGCGCATCTGGAATCCCTGTTCCCGGGCATGATCATCAAGGAGGCCCGCTCCTTCCGCGTGACTCGTAACGAGGACATCGACGTGGAAGAGGATGACGCCGAGAACCTGCTCAACGCCATGGAGAAGGAGCTGCTGCGCCGCCGCTTCGGACCGCCGATCCGTCTGGAGATCACGGACACCACTAGCCCGTTCCTCTCCCAGCTGCTCGCCGACCAGCTCGGCGTGAGCCAAGACGAGGTATACCGTCTGCCCAGCCCGCTGGACCTGACCGTGCTCTTTGAGCTCGGCAGCGTGGACCGCCCGGACCTGAAGAACCGTCCGTTCGTGCCGACCACGAACCGTCAGATCGCCGAGGTCGAGTCCTCCCGCGCACAGGATATTTTCGCCGCCATCCGCGAGCGCGACATCCTGCTGCATCACCCCTATGACTCCTTCTCCACTTCCGTGCAGGCCTTCCTTGCGCAGGCCGCCGCGGACCCGAAGGTGCTGGCCATCAAGCAGACCCTGTACCGCACCAGCTCCAACTCGCCGATCATCGACGCCCTGATCGACGCCGCTCATGCCGGCAAGCAGGTGCTGGCTTTGGTGGAAATCAAGGCTCGTTTCGACGAGGACGCCAACATCGCGTGGGCCCGCAAGCTCGAACGCGCCGGCGTGCACGTGGTGTACGGCATCGTGGGCTTGAAGACCCACTGCAAGCTCATCGAAGTCGTGCGTCAGGAAGCGGACGGTCTACGCCGCTACTGCCACGTAGGCACCGGTAACTACAACCCGAAGACCGCGCGACTGTACACCGATCTGGGTCTGCTGACCTGCGACCCGGTGGTCGGCCAGGATCTGACTCGTCTGTTCAACCAGCTCTCCGGTTACGCGCCGAAGTCCAGCTTCCACCGTTTGCTGGTGGCCCCTCGCACCGTGCGCACCGGTCTAATCCAGCGCATCCGCCGCGAGGAGGACGCCGCCCGCGCCGGCAAGGAGGCCTGGATCAAGATCAAGGTCAACTCCATCGTGGACGAGAAGACCATCGACGCCCTGTACCGTGCCTCTCAGGCCGGCGTGAAGATCGACATCGTGGAGCGCGGCATCTGCGCTCTGAAGCCCGGCGTTCCCGGTCTGTCCGAGAACATCCGCGTCCGTTCGATTCTCGGTCGCTTCCTGGAGCACTCCCGTATCTACGCCTTCTGCAATGCGGACGGCCCGCAGATCGGCGAGGGTCCGGCTTCCGGCCCGGAGGTCTACATCGGTTCGGCTGACCTCATGCACCGCAACCTTGACCGCCGTGTGGAGGCTCTGGTGCGTGTCACCGCCCCGGAGCAGATTGACGGGCTCATCAAGTACGTGGACCTGCAGATGGCCGACTCCACCATGAGCTGGCACATGCAGCCCGACGGCACATATGTGCTGCACACCAAGGACGACGAGGGCCGCCCGCTGGTCGATAGTCAGGAATACCTGATTCGCAAGCACCAGCGCCGCCCCAATTCGCACAACTGA